The following coding sequences are from one Brienomyrus brachyistius isolate T26 chromosome 2, BBRACH_0.4, whole genome shotgun sequence window:
- the LOC125720945 gene encoding C5a anaphylatoxin chemotactic receptor 1-like — MLYSNITIPLSVDFTHIEDYFIFIFHIVFATAAVFVAGSVVLAILATKSLRVQNRFIFKLNTSISDTLTGFSVYYLGLFDVQEGYPSRNGTRYVLPSFLGVNVLTFLFAQVDRYFAVCHPFFYSRYITRSVVVGICVFCWFYTYMILTVQNVVPISKAAQINAFGVLTLQLIVIIKLLMTIKLYVIARYQLAREASTPERENKKESLRVIVFVVICFLTLWSPSFVNIIVRQLTSQGVRFRNEATNLFAIMARFNALCTPALYIWGSPALREAVRTRIWGRVCPTPRARVDSDNGDEPKDRPSLSNILK, encoded by the exons ATGCTTTACTCCAATATCACTATACCCCTGTCGGTTGACTTCACTCACATAGAGGACTACTTTATCTTTATTTTTCACATAGTATTCGCTACCGCTGCGGTGTTTGTTGCGGGATCAGTGGTGTTGGCAATCCTCGCTACGAAATCTCTGCGAGTTCAAAACCGATTTATTTTCAAGCTTAACACCAGCATCAGTGACACGCTCACTGGCTTTTCTGTTTATTATCTTGGCCTTTTTGATGTGCAAGAGGGATACCCTTCAAGAAACGGGACACGTTATGTTCTCCCTTCTTTTCTTGGAGTAAACGTCCTAACTTTCCTGTTCGCGCAGGTTGACCGCTACTTCGCCGTGTGCCACCCTTTCTTTTACAGTCGCTATATAACTCGATCGGTCGTCGTGGGAATTTGCGTATTTTGCTGGTTCTACACATACATGATACTAACGGTACAGAACGTGGTACCCATTTCAAAAGCCGCACAGATAAACGCTTTCGGTGTTCTTACCTTGCAATTAATAGTCATCATTAAATTGCTGATGACGATTAAGCTGTACGTAATTGCCAGATATCAGCTCGCTCGGGAAGCATCCACACCCGAAAGGGAGAACAAGAAGGAGTCGCTAAGAGTCATAGTGTTTGTCGTCATATGCTTTCTAACCTTATGGAGCCCCTCCTTCGTTAACATTATTGTGAGACAGCTTACATCGCAAGGCGTAAGATTTAGAAATGAAGCCACCAACCTGTTTGCCATAATGGCCCGTTTTAACGCACTTTGCACACCTGCGCTGTACATTTGGGGAAGTCCCGCACTACGAGAAGCAGTAAGGACTCGCATCTGGGGGAGAGTTTGTCCAACGCCGAGAGCAAG GGTCGATTCTGACAACGGCGACGAACCTAAGGATCGTCCCAGTTTatcaaacattttaaaataa